The Branchiostoma lanceolatum isolate klBraLanc5 chromosome 17, klBraLanc5.hap2, whole genome shotgun sequence genome contains the following window.
gtaccccgacctgtagcgtatgtacccgacttgtagcgtatgtaccccgacctgtagcgtatgtgaCCCGACgtatagcgtatgtaccccgacgtgcagcgtatgtaccccgacctgtagcgtatgtaccccgacttgtaccGTATGTACCTcgacctgtaacgtatgtaccccgacgtgtagcgtatgtaccccgacgtgtAGCGTTTGTGAcccgacgtgtagcgtatgtaccccgacgtgtatcgtatgtaccccgacctgtagcgtatgtaccccgacttgtaccGTATGTACCTTGACCTGTAACGTGTGTACCcagacctgtagcgtatgtatcccggCCTGTAGCGTGTGTACCCCggcctgtagcgtatgtacccgacctgtagcgtatgtaccccgacctgtagcgtatgtaccccgacctgcaGCGTATGtaacccgacttgtagcgtatgtatacGTACCTctagtgtatgtaccccgacttgtagcgtatgtaccccgacttgtagcgtatgtatccggacctgtagcgtatgtaccccgacttatagcgtatgtacctcgacttgtagcgtatatgtACCcagacctgtagcgtatgtaccccgacctgcatgtagcgtatgtaccccgacctgtagcgtatgtactccgaactttagcgtatgtacccagacttatagcgtatgtaccccgacctgtagcgtatgtaccacgACATGTAGCATATTTTGAAGATATTTCTTATATTGTTCGAACACCCTCAATTCCTGGTACTTAAATATTTCTGAATTCTTCAAATTGAATATTATCAATTTCATAGATATTTCCCATTTTGTTTGAACACCGCCAGAATTCTAAATCACGGTCTGTAAGCGTGAAGCGATCACAGTAGCGAACCAAAGCTATAATACGACGGACTAACCCTGTACCTCAACTTGTAACTTTGAGTTCATGTACCTTATCCGTTTACGTACACAACCCTGAAGCTAGGGTCTCGGAATTGGAGGGACCTTAAACTGTGGTGGGCAACCTCGCTTTTGACTCAGGCTGCCCAGTGTGGGCAACCTGACATTAAAAGTATTTCGAACCCTGTCTGTACTCACCCAGTGTCCGCTCTCTCCCCAGAATCCAGGCCATCTCGACTTTAAACAGACCCCAGACGAAGCTGACACATGACCAGACCACCGCGTAGCTGCTGTAGTCTGTGTCCAGTACCCAGTACGGCCCTTTCGGGAGAAAACGGGAGAATCCGATGGACAGCTTCGAAGGCACCCGAGGATCCGGTACATAGGCTCGACCTACAGCCCTCGCGACGTGGCCATAGCTGTCTATTCCTTTGGTAAAAacctaaagtaaaaaaaagaagtacaaatgtatttgaaagTAGTCGCATTGCTTTTTGAGGCTgtactgtaggggcagtgggttgttattcactgtgtctagTAGGGCACGGttttggaaggtggagcccatctctctcctttcACCGccatttacctccccaaccaaagtaagGTACGGgggaagtgaggaaaatcgtgtgCAAAGGTACATCTGTGGCATGTCAGGgtattcgaacccaggacctatgGGTTCGGGGCCAAACACCCATTATGTATATGCCAACACGACaccaccccccaaaaaatgacAATGCAAATGTTTTAGTTTACAATGCATCTGACGCAAGTtagtatatatagtatatagtgACTTCAACATTTGAATATATCATATTGGTACAGACGAATTAAgtcggtgtgttacgccaagaAGTGCTATAAAATACAGATTCAAATACCCTGCCGatctaaaacagtatacaaaaGGCTAAAATTCAGAATCTATAAGAATGTCCGAGTGGATATAACGATCACAAATTTGGCAGTTTAAGTAAGATAATAACTCATAGAGACTAGTCCGCTTTATTGTTCTAACCATGGGTCATCTATGATTCCATAAATGTTTCTTTAGACACAAATATGAATACATAATTCCTACCTTAATGCCGCCATGTCTATGAAGGTAGTAGTGTGCTTCGGCACACTTCAAGCTTCGCTCAAACGCTACCGGAAAGCGGGCGATCTCGTACCAACGGCCCATGTAACTCTTCACGCTAAAGTTTGCCTTGACGGGTAGGTCCGGACACTTCCCTTCTGAAACCTCCCCAAATCTCTGACCGtcgacaacaaaaacaacagccgAGAGGGCTAGGAGAAGACGCAACCCCGCCATGTTTTCTCCAGCTTCTTCCAAGGTGTTTGACACTGTTCCAAGAAACTGACAAGCTAACCTGGGCCCTGTCAGTTCACAGTGTACTTAAGGGTCGGGTTCATTGACCTGTATTGCAGCGTTTGCAAGTTGCGCGCTGCCCTACATTTGCCATCCCACTTAGAGCTACCAGGGGCTATGACCTCCATTTGCGCAAAAACAAGATAAGAGTCCACGCCAGGTCGTGCGTTTCCAGACAGAAGGGCATTCTTGAACTTTGTAAGACTTTTGGAATACATCAGCCATTTCTTCTTTATTTCAACGACATTTTCTTTAttgaaaatattcataattgTATTATCACATATGTTTATCTTCCAATAATGAGGGATACTCAAGCTTCTGAAGATGTatttattttgtgtttgtttgcttgtttgtttgcttgtttgtttgtttgtttgtttgtaagaaaTAAAGTATAAGTATTCGTTCTACTTCCAATACTGTTTTGCCCGTGGTTTCATCGGTGTGTTTAGAGCCACTTAAAGACATattaaacaaacttacagatggTTTTCATCAAGGCGTTTAACGTCCTGGCAGTAGTTCAAGGAATGCTGGCGGCCATTTACCGGAGTGTCCGTCATTTTAGAGCGGAGCAAGATACATCAGGATTGGACACCgagaaatgatataaaacactTAACACTACAGAAATCATGTTGTGATCATAGTAGAAAGctgaacatattttttttcccaCCGGCAACAGTTAAACgggtatctcactagactgcACCAAAGTGCACAAAGAAACTGCGCATGcgccaactttgcgaatttttgccaattttcccttgcggtcacactgacgtgcgtgACCTCTATGAACAAAATGGCCGCTCCTGGAATGTCACTCATTCTCAGTTTCGGCCAAAAATCAGATAGAAGATATCTTTTTAGAAAATCGCGGTGTTGCTTCTAAATTAAAAAGCAAAGGAgtgattaagattcatcaaaaagagattcgCAAGGTTTGCACCGTCTTATGCCAATTTGCAACTCGCGAATCTTTtgcaatttaaaaagaaattgcGATTTCATGCGATGAATCGGCGCGGATTGCGCCACTTTGCTAATGCTTTTCGCAATTTGGCTCAGTACAGTGAGGTCTTAACACCTTATACAGTTACAGTATCATAAATATAAAGCAACATGACAAAATTATATTACTTTCCTTTTTAAATGTCTTCCTATTTTCACGTTTAAGCAgcaaagtaaaataaaatatatatatagatatattccTTAGCTCATACTGTAACATTTAGGAGATTTACAAATTCCACAATGCTAATCTTTCCGTCTTTGTTTTTGTCCACGGCATCCATAATTGTTTGCACGATGTCTTCTGTAACCGGCTCCTCGCGGAAATACTCCTGAAGTCCCTGCTTCAGCTCCTCAACATCTATGAACCCGCTGTTATCCTGAAAGGGAGAAGTGTTGTATTTGTGAATACGATTAGGTCCAATTGGAATAGGGGGCCCCGGCGGGTAGTTAACGGACTGTTTTGGGGCACTTACCGGCGTGACCCCTGCGCGGCCCCGTgagacaccctgcggctgccgggctatttctCCGCCCGACCGTGACCCTGAATCATTTCAACTCGTACTTAAAATCAGAGCGGGACCCgataacaaatagacgccgtgagctaatcgtgcgaacaccgagaGATACCCACCGGTACCCGGCAGTCTACCGGACAAATTTGTGACTTCGGGGCCCGggcggccgggactacaccccctacgggcaccggcgcaattgtgaccgtagcattacggTGCATGTTGCCGTTATAGTACAGTTACATCTCCACACTGGTGTTCGGCCAGGTACTGTCAACGTgtttcgcggggatttaatttcacggtagggagaaaattaagTATTCGCGGTGACTTTTTTTTGGTTGGCGGTTGATGCAAGGGGGTAGACGGacaaaagacagaacaagcattttcgtggtggtttaagTTCGCCGTGATTAGGTTACCGCGGAAACCGCGAACATAGAATCACCGcgaaaatgttgacatttacagtagtggaagggctgtatttttttcacttgCGGTCTTTTTAAGGTCGGATGGGCCTTCGGTTGATTTTGATTCAGACGCATTTTTTCCATGTTGAACAGCATTTGTTTCTTCAAagcatttttttacattgtgcTCAATCTTAGACTAaaacttagaatctaaagataACAAGAGCCTTTAAACATTAATTTGACGAGAGAGTGGATTTTTGACGGATTATGATACAACATGcatggtatgatatgatatatgttgTACCTTGTCCattttgttgaatgtttttAGCAGCGTCTCTGGGTCGACATTCCCGATGCTTCTGAAGTCTGCAACTAACGTGTCGAACTCCACCAGGTCCAGCTGGTTGTTACCGTGCCTGCAGTACTGCTCCATGATGGCCTGGAACATTTTAACGCCAGTTCACCTAAATCCGTTGTGTAACCCTATATTTGTTGCTTTATGAATTGTGTTATTGACGGAAAGTGTTAAATGAAACATCAGAAATGCAACCAGAATTGCAAGCTTGagagatccccccccccctcacacacacgcaaaaaCGCCGCCATTCTCAACGGCACGGACGGTACTTTGAATTGCAGTATTTTTGTACCAAAAGTaccagattaaaaaaaaaaaccaggTTTATAGCATAAGTGAAAAAGGTAATCAATGATATTGGCATGTTACAAAAAGAAATGTTGGCTGATTTTTTGCCAGATGTCAATTTATTCTTGCAAAAAAATTATCGGATTTAGGTAATCTAGTTTTACATATGTAGTCAAAACGTAATGGACAGAAAAAGAATATCATCCTCGCCATTATCAAACTAAATGTATGATAATGCTCTTACTAACAGTCTTAAGTTAATTCTAAGGAATACTGAATGAATTCGAAGGCGCTGTGTCTATCAGATACCTTAATTAGTCCTTCCGTCGGTACGGCATCAAGATCCCAGAGAGCGTCTTCGAGCTCAGAGGTGCTGATGTAACCGTCTTTGTCAATGTCAAACTTTCTGAAGATTTCTTCAACGTCTGGGGATGTCACTCTAAGACAATGAGACACTGCAATGTTAGTATCAAAAGTACACACTGTCGTATAAAAGATAACTATGAGCACTTTAACTACGGACTTGTTGATGATCTCTGTTCACAATAGAAGGCAGAGGAAAATGTCTAAGTATTTCACAAGCTACTTTAACAAGTAACTTTGTGAAATTGTGATTAATATGTTCTCTCTTTTGCGTTAGGAGTAGATGATTTACGACATGCAAACACTCAATTAAGGAATGGTCAGATGTTATAAATGTTAGTGCTTATGGTAGTTAAACCTGACAGGGTCATACATCTAGAAAGTTTTCATCCTATTCTTAAAAGTATATAGAATAATGCATAGGCAAATGACCGCTAGTTGGATCACAAACCTGATAGTTGGGACTGGGGCCGATGACGCGGTCGGCACAGTTGCATCACACACCCCTGCCATCTCGGGGATCTTCAGCAAAGAGGCACCGCTTCTGTGGCGTCAGCAAAAACCGTACAGTCATATAGTCTTACATAGATTGTAAGAGCTGTTTTATATTCCGCAATCTCGCTGTGTGAAGCTTGATAGTatggtgtatgtatgtatgatatcaATGGACGATTATGATATCTGTTGCCCTGTTGTAAATGGAGAAGTAGAACTACACAAGTAAGACAACACGTCAATTCAGTGAACCTTGACTAACCACGAACCCGGAAATAGTGTATATATTGCCAAACACTTAGACATTCGTGTAGCCACAAGCTTAAAATCGCAGTACATGAGTTCAAACTTATGATTTGTTATCAATAGACATCATGCCTCTTCAGTATTTCATAAATGAAAATCACGTATTTGTACTGACGTTTGTTGTAATGACATAGTAAAGctgcgccgccattttgaaagttaGTTGTAATGTTGTTCTACAAGTTGGCACAAATCTTACAAGAATAATGAATCGTGCATGTCACTGCCATCTCTAAACCCTCATGACTGCTATACATCTGTGATTAAAGTTTACAGTGTCTGTTCTGATTGTAGGTGACTGTATGTCGCCCTCACCTCTCGGAAATCCCTTAGACCTTGAATCTTCAAGGACGACGGCCGGGGACTCGCTACTTCGTCAATCCGGGAAATTCATTAATGCCTTTAGTATAGACATTAGGGTGTTCTGCATTTTTCTCTCATATATATCTGTCTTTGCGTTTTATCTTGTACCTTTATCATAATCTTTTGCAAATATAGTTTTAATCATCTGGACAATACACAAGAAATACTACTACGCAAGACCCTCTCTTAATCATTAACGGTTGTTCCCGAATTTGTGTGTCGCCGGTGGTTCAACCGCTCGTTAGGCATGGCTCAAAGGgatgacaacaaaaacaattacCTTGGGACAGTGGACGCCATTTTCAAACTTCTGCAGACAACATGTTTCACGGACATTTCCCCCGAAACATTCCCCGGTGGAATGCCCTACCTgtcacggttgtgacggctcccacgagtcttaccgtgccaggctggaggcctgcccgccttaccccgggacctcctccccctaccttgcccctcgcggggccggggtcatctggggataTTTGAAGTTGAAGAAGTTGAAGACATGTTATCAATATTCATCAATTAGATTGTCTTCACTAAGACGTTTTGTTGCTTAAAGTTGTCCTAAAATGCTAATATCCGGTATACACGTTCAAATCGCCGGTTCATAAGTAAAAAGCATGTCCTTTCACGTATCGTTGGGACTTGACAACACACCGTGAAGTTGTTTGCTTTCCcatttatttcatgtttcttCATGGATGACGATGAATATTATGGGATGTGtccactcacgtgactatgacgtaaatgtcatccgccatgttggatgattaaAGCTTGACGTtttagtctctatcagactccaTAGTATGCTGGAAAAATAATATAAAATGGCCAAAAAGGCTGAATAACTTGCCATACGAGTTAGCTGGCCAGTACAATTGCAACACAGGAGTACAtctgtgaataagcagctacacctgtgctgcagtacaatgtgaatcagtcagaattaacgttgggtaacataaattcgggatttttccgatagtggttgactgaaatcaatctagcagaacaataaaccatcctttttttctattattctgtcagtatcatgtactatatttgcactaatcatatatatgctagattttgtctctagtcgtgctgacaccataatatttcaacttgaaattaccgtccgccgcacgcacaatgacggcgctgtcggacaggggtgaacattaattcgggagagaagattcgtcttgaatatcttaccgctaattacattttatacagcagctgttcgttccatccttggcctgagtagagtgctatggatatagacgtgtccaagtaaaaaaatacacgaaaaaacggccgtaccgcacacatcaggtctacgggaacaacccgtgtgttgagtcggtagctatagaacgtcaaagtcgacatccaccgtcatggcaacgtgtacattatttatggaaagttagccggatgccgtagcattggtaatactactatgtccatgtattccttgttgtgttaggagcaaactttgaggaaaatatcgtcctcagtccacaatcacacgcaacatttagacaaagaagtgttcctcacaaacctttgtcgtctgcttgacaacaggattctgggtaatgatatggcggcgggaaaatacacgtgccgtaggttgtagcaacaaagaggggttttgatgattgatcacacttagagtccaattgcaggtcagcaattttaagaaaataagttgccttgtaaatgattgtgtttagcaggaagcggatgtgacatttgtcttataaaccagccgacaacgatgtagtgtgattctcccgcGAAGCCcacagactgttccaataagggacggagagtttttgtcctcgtcgccttctaatgcatgcttatcgaagcttttcagacagtgttctgaatacgttagtctgtcaagtttgcatttctagtggtattactgatgttgcatctaccacatatccctaaataccccgttttcgaaaaatcccgaatttaagtaccccacgaatttatgttacccaacgttacattgaggaaggtgacagatcgtcaccgaaacatcggttGATtcaatcacttggttgtgtaaaaagcgtctttttattcagtaaccTAGCAGTACATATTGCAACCCTAGGCcggctaacttctctggcatatTTTGAGCAACCTAGAGACTATGAAATTGCCGAGTGAGTTTGAGTCTGCATGAGTTATACTGACTTGACGTAATTATGGCACAATTTAAACAATTATAATTGCCTGATCTTAGTTGCAAACTGATCACTTTTACAGGCCACTttttcagccaatcagcatCGCATTTGCGACGTTATATGCAAATAACCGATTGGACTATTTgtgtacgtcgatgaaggttagacatccatttattaagatacgcaaggtgacagttactcaagcaaatggatgaTTTTTGTACAAGGTCATATTGAATCTTTGATGGACTGATTTACAAAATCATCCAGTTTAACTATTCCTGCGTAACTCTCTGTGTGATTTCCAACAACATGAAGCATGTTATTCAGACAATAAAAATTCAATCATACCACAGGTTTTTGTTAGTATACACGATACTTTATTCAAACCACTAACAGGTATGTTGCTAGTTTAAAAAATACTAACACTGGATGAACATATGTCCGAACCTCCAGTTAACACCGTCCTTTTAAAATGTTAAAGGATTCAATTATCAAATGAGCTTTTTTAAAATTAAATTCTGTAGATGAAAACATGTACCATCTGATTTGAGATTAGAAAATaataaattgtaaaaaaagtctATTCTGCTCTTGGTACCATGCTTCTCTGAGATCATCTTAGCATTTAGTCTGCAAACCATTGCAAAAAAATGAGCTAGCTTTGTCCGCAATATACAAAGAGATGAATGTAACACATTGTTAACCTTGCAGACTCGAACAAGCACAATGCATCTACATGATGTATGGACATAATGGTTATTTTTGAGATAAATGGATTTACATTTTGTTATTCTAGCAAAATCTGAAAGCAGTTTCCAAATCTAcattaaaacatacatgtatatcgacGCTTTGCCTTTTTTTGTATTCGTCACTCAAACAAATAACATCATGGCCTAGATAACGGAAATTGAAATCCATGACAAATTGTCATTTTACTTTTAAGTGTGTCATGCTGCGATGAGATTGAATTTTCGACCGGACTGATTATAATTAATCAAGCTAATACTAAAAATTGATAAAACAGCAGGTGGTTAAATTGAAGATGATAAATGGAATTTTCTTTTCCCCCCACTGATATTAGGCTAATGTAAACTGCAGTTTCTGAATATGGTAGAAAAATGGCAGCATGTAGCAATGTCTTAAACTATGTCGTTCTATTCTATCATGTCCTATCGCTTCTATAGTTAACTATGGTACTTTTGAAGCACCCAACATTTGTTGTGACCTTTTTTTTAGATACAGTTGAGTAAACCAAATACGGaagttttcctttaaaaacacTATCCCTTACTAAGCTGTTGTCCAATTTACCTTCAGTTGGCTTTCCTGGAACTGCTTTACTACTACGATAGTGTAAATGTTATTTAGAGCTGTTTGTCAATGTTCATAAATGACAATAACAAACCGTTATTATTACATAATGTTCATAATCCCAATTGTGGTCTAAAGGGGTAGAGTTAGCTCAGTATAATTATCATGTAATGGTGTATCCATAGAATCTAACCATGCATTTTAATATATGGGTGAatattttcaatgttgaaaGAATCTGGTATTCTAGAGAGTTTGAAATGAGCTAAGTAGTTAGTTCACTTTTCCAGGATGTGTATGTACTGGGCAAACTCGGCGATGTCGATTCGACCgtcggcgtttttgtcggcGCCGTCGATGACCCACTGGACGATCTCGTCCGTGACAGGCTCGTCCCCGAAGAAGTGCTTCAGCCCGGTCTTCAGCTCCTCTGGGCTGATGAACCCGCTGCCGTCCTGAAAAAAATTCGCGGTGACAAATGTTATTATTAAAGTTATAATCAAGATTATGAACAAGTCTTGATTAAACTCTATGTAACCAACAGTGGGAGAAATTTGGACGttcccaaattttcgaccgacTCCGTCAGCCTTATTCACGGAATGGACCCGTCTACTACTGCAATTTCCGGGGCGTGACGTTGTAGACACGTGACTGCAGAAACTGTCAGATAAcctgtgtcgccccccgtctctgttccaATTTCTCCCAATGTTGGTTACATAACATTTAGACTCGTTCATAATGTCATTTGCTaagcacagatgaactttcatgctaggaTTATTGTCAAGATTATTTACTCTAGGGTATAAGAAATATAGGTTCACATGATTGGGGCCAATCTTATCCTCATTTCATCTCTTCACAAACGTGGCCATGCAGTTATTTGATTGAACGAAAGTGCATGGAAGCCTGTATCGCCTCCCGACCCGGTCAAGTGGTTTTAGCAGAGCCGTGATCATAGCCTCATCCACAGCACCTAccaattcttttttcttctcaaTGTTACCGTATATCAGATTCAAAGTAAATCCTTGTTTCAAGGCAACCATCACAGGgcagtagaatttttttttcaaagagaaCTTTACCTTATCAATTTTTCGGAAGGTCTCAAGCAGCTCTTGGGGGTCGGCGCTGCCGAAATGTTTCAAGTCTCCCACCAGCCGCGTGAACTCCTGTAGGT
Protein-coding sequences here:
- the LOC136423084 gene encoding squidulin-like isoform X1, whose product is MSVKHVVCRSLKMASTVPRSGASLLKIPEMAGVCDATVPTASSAPVPTIRVTSPDVEEIFRKFDIDKDGYISTSELEDALWDLDAVPTEGLIKAIMEQYCRHGNNQLDLVEFDTLVADFRSIGNVDPETLLKTFNKMDKDNSGFIDVEELKQGLQEYFREEPVTEDIVQTIMDAVDKNKDGKISIVEFVNLLNVTV
- the LOC136423084 gene encoding squidulin-like isoform X2, with translation MAGVCDATVPTASSAPVPTIRVTSPDVEEIFRKFDIDKDGYISTSELEDALWDLDAVPTEGLIKAIMEQYCRHGNNQLDLVEFDTLVADFRSIGNVDPETLLKTFNKMDKDNSGFIDVEELKQGLQEYFREEPVTEDIVQTIMDAVDKNKDGKISIVEFVNLLNVTV
- the LOC136423246 gene encoding uncharacterized protein, whose protein sequence is MANVEQIFKKYDVNRDGHMSTAELEAALKELKVVPTKGLIEVLMKQYDVDGNGQLDLQEFTRLVGDLKHFGSADPQELLETFRKIDKDGSGFISPEELKTGLKHFFGDEPVTDEIVQWVIDGADKNADGRIDIAEFAQYIHILEK